The sequence ATTCCACACACTGTAGTTTAGATCTTACTCTAAGAATAAAACAGAAGCATAGGGATATAAAGCAGTATCTCCACTCTGCAAAGATAAATGACCTTGTAAGAGACTAAAGCCTGTGGGTCCAACTCAGAAAGCGCCAGCTGACACTGTCTAAAATACTGATCATACCTCCTTACATAAAACAGCACTTAAAGACTGGCActctcagagaagaaaaataaagtaccTGAAGCAGACACGTATTTCATGAATGAACTGACAGACCTGTTCCTATTTTGCAAGAGGATACAACTCTGGGGGCCTTTAGAGCTTTCTACAAAATACAAGCCACAAAGCAAGGCAGTatgctctccctctcctctaTGACCCAAAAGGATGGGAATTTTCCACATATAGTGCAGATCTTTCAAACATCAGTATGTTTCATTAAGTTTCTAGGAATTTATTATCTTCTTCACAATAACAGAATTTTTACACTGACAAAATTCAATAGGCCTACttctcttcaacatcttcataaatgacTTGGACAGAGGACTCAAAGGAATATTAAGTCAGTTAGCGAACAACActaaactgggaggagctgtcaAGTCCCTCAAGTACAGAGagggaggctctgcagagacTTTGACAAATCAGAGGGCTGGGCAATCAGTAACGCCAACCCTATGAAGTTTTACAAGAGAAAGTTCCATATtctgcccctgggatgggcCAACCCTGGGTGGTATAGACAAACCTCAGAACAAGAGGCTGGAGTGCAGTGCTGCACAAAGGGTCTTGGGAGCCCTGGTCGAGGGTGAGTTGAACAcaagtcagcagtgccctggcagccaggagggccaactctgtcctggggtgcatcaggctcagcatcagcagccagGCAAGAGAGGGAATTGTCccgctctgctctgcactggagtAGCCTCACCTTGAGTGCTGGGGCCAGTTTTAAGTGCCATGATATGAAAAAGACATGAAGCTGCTGGAGAGCATCCAAAGCAGGGCCacaaggatggtgaagggtctggaggggaagcagTATGAGGAGTAGCTGAGGTaacttggtctgttcagcctgggggAGACTGAGGAGAGACCTCACTGAGGTCTTCAACATCCACGCAGGGCAAAACAGATGGGCAGCGACCAATGTCTTCACTCTCATGACCAGTGACTGGTCCTGAGGATATggcatgaagctgagtcagaAAAGATTTAGGCTGGCTATCAGGAAAAGGTCTTTCACCAAGTGGGTAGCTTGGCATTGGTAAAGtagtcacagcaccaagcctgtctAGTTCAAGAAGCGTTTTGAGAATGTTCTCAGGCACAGGGGGTGATTCTTGGGTGTCCTGCACAGCACCACGAGTccatgatcctgatgggtccttTGAAagtcaggatattctatgattctgctCTATGAAAATCTGACAGAAGTACAGATACCATGACAACAAAGTAAAAATACCCGATTGTTTTGGAGTACAATTATTCTCAACTGTCTTCTCTGATACTGAAGTCTGTTGTAAGAGACTGACCTGTCCTTGATCTTCAAACAAACCAACACTACAAATCCTTCACAAAAAAGAGGTCAGCAACTACAGCTCCAGCCTGTTTTTGTCCCTTTATCCTTCACATCCTAAGAGCATTCTCTCCAGTGAGACTGTGTTTTGAGCAAGTTTAGCAAGACTAAATTAACCATGTTCCCATCTACTCTGTAAGAcatcagaatcacagaatcaagaTTGGAAATAACCTCCAATACCATCATGTACAACAAACTTCATAGGTGTTGCTGGGTTTCCAACATACAGAACACCTGCACTGGCCAATATTTACGGTTTTTATCCCTTGCACACAGAATTGCAGGTTCTTTATCACTTTTACCACAAATAGAGAAGGGGTGGTCTCTTTCTTCTGGAATCtacatattttttctctcaagATCTTCTGTTTCTCAGGACAATTTGCAGTCTTGAAGCTTCCCAATCAAAAAGAGTATTTCTCAACTTCTCTTCAAATCATCATCCCTCTTCAACTTCTACACAAAAGACTGAATTTCAGTTCAGACTTTGCCTTAAATCATCATCTCTCTTCAACTTCTACATAAAAGACTGAATTTTAGTTCAGACTCAAGTTTTTTCTCCCACCTGTCAGCCCTGTAATTACCTAAATGTTGTGTGTAACGACATCACAGTCCAATGAAAAACCACATTTCCTCTTCAAATCCCTGATGACTGACAGGTATAGGGCACATACCTAATGGCCAAAACTGACAAACAGCTCTGCTCAACACCATTAGCCTAGATTTTGATTTTCCCCCAGTTCTTTCAAGCTCAGCTGTGAACTAGCTAGAGTACCCATAGTTTctcaaaaggaaagaaattattaactGGAAGTGACAATAAAACAAGATAAAATTTTGCCAGTTTACCAGACATTTCCTATCTGTTAAGAAGTTAAAAGAATTGTTGCAATGCTGGTTTTCCCCCCAGTAACTGGAGCAGAAATTAAATCAAGACAGAACTTTGTATTTAAATCCATAGCAAACATAAACACAATCAACTAAAATATCAACACACTGCTCCTGAGAGAAATGCCATAAAAATTGAGTGTGGTCCACAAAACTGAGTTCTAACACacaagaaaacagcaaacagaAAGGTAAAAATAAGACAAATATAGCCTCAGTCAGGATGACTTTCCAAACCTGCAATTGTTACTGTCATGGGATTTTCAAGAACTCCGTGGGTCCATGTGGACAGCTTGGCACAAGAAGACTGGAGAGTTCAATACCCAAAGGAATGCAAATTTTCATACCTAGGAAGTGTTACTTCAAACTCAGtatctgacattttaaaaactgacaTAAATTCCACACATGCAGTGTAGCTCTCAGATAGTCAGGTTGTCTCTGATTAACAGTGATGTAACAGATTACATGGAAGATTAGACACAAATTCCACCAGAAACCACCACAGCTTACAGTAATACTGCAGTCTTGCCTGAAATGACAAGCCACATTAAAACTCCCTGTTGCTTCCAAACACATTCTCTACTGTATTCCTATCTCTGATAAACCGGAACAATCTCCTGATACATCAGGGAGTTTACAGAGATTAATGTTAGATGTTGCCTAGCTCAATCATTCCATTAAATGGATACAGATTATACATCAGCCTGTACTTAATGCAGGTTAATTGTTTCTACCTTCAGCCCATGAAGATTATATACAGGTGAAATCCTTGGATTGCTCACAGGATTTTGTCATTCAACAACATTCGACTACTTGAGAGATCAAGATCTTCCACTGGGTGTTTCAGATCTATCACTAATGTAGACTAAAAAGACATGTAGTTTAACTACTTTCTTATGCCTATTGCCCTGGTTTTTCCTAAGATGAAGTTTGCTGTCTCCCTGTGATGCAGTTAACACATCTCTTTGTTAAGTGCCCTTAGAAATCATAGACTAGTGGTACTAGAGTCATCACCTTGCcacaaaataaaagtaatacaagcagaaaaaaattgatgACAAGGAGGTTGGTCTGCATTTCAGCAAGTGGTTTTGAGGCAAAAGGTTTCAGCTAATGCCCAGTTTTCCCACCTCCTACATGGCCAAATTAGGGAAgagttttcctttggttttatttttcccacaTGAGTACACCATGGTCCGAACTCAGAATCATTTGAGTATCAATCCAGAAGGTACTCATCTGAAACTTAAGCACAATAAATTGGTTAGCAAGCTGGCCTCATGGCTATCTTTGCAAGATTCATGATTCTGCCCTCACTTCAAAGTCTTCTTACCTTCCCAAAGCACATATCTGCATAGACCTGCAAACACATCTCCCAAGATTCCAAGTGAAGCAACAGAAGTTTTACAGTTACCTTCATACAGCTGTGAAAACTTCACCAGTCACTCTTCAAATCACACATGCCAGTGTTGGTAAAAAGGACACATACAACAGAAATTAGGGAAGTCAAAGCAGTACACGTCACATGCCCTTCCCCATATGAGGATGCCAACAGTTCATCTCACCATCTTTAAGGGCTTTCCAGGAGCTCATTCTGATAGCCAGTTTGCCAGCCACAAACCTTTACTGCACCCCTGTGTCTGCTTGTGATACCTCATTCTTGTGATATGCATTCAGCTTCTACTCtggggtttgggtggttttcttctttactTCTATGCAAGTTAAACAAGAGAAGAGCCATTATGCTGCCACTACAGAACCATGTGTTTATGCCTAACACAACTATAAACCAACGTCCTTCAGAAGCACCAGCTGATTTTCCTGTTTACGTCACATCTTAGGGTAAAACTCTGAAAGCTAGAGCATTCTGAAGTACTTAGAGTATTTTCTGGTTGAATGAACTCAAATGGCTTTAACAAACTTTCAAGTtatatctgaaaagaaaataaaattcactgCTTTTACCTCTACAGTTTTTACACACATTCCCACATTTCTTTAACACTTTAGATGCTCACAAGCAACCGGCTTTTATCAAGGCATCTGAAGCTTTTAGGTGTCTTGAGCATAAAAACTATGTGACTtaattttatcagaaagaaCAGGTGTTCTATTTCTACACTGGCAGACACATCTGTACCCCTAACTTCAAGAAAATTTATTGTCTTGGAGATCTGATGACCATGTTGCATGAACAATTGTATGCAGCAACAGAGAAAGTACTATTAACTGAAAGATTAGCTCACTAAAATCTGCAGTCTAAAAGATACACATATACATTTTATATCATGCTGCTTACATGAAGGCCAAGAAATGCCTTGAACATCTTATAACAGttcagtattttaatttcaagtCCTCAATTTGATCAAAATCACCCATGTGCTACAGAACTATAGCAGCTGCTATTAAGACTATCATTTTACCCATTCTCAGTAGAAAAATGGAGCTTTAGAATGTCTGTTCCCAACACAGTACTGACGCAGCCCTTGAATAGCATGTTTGGAATTTCACTTTTTAGAAGTTTCAGCAGCAGCCTACACTGGctttacaaatatttacataCCACATTCTAAAAGCTTAGATTTCTTCCCAGAAGACATGGAAGTCTGATAAGTGTTTGCACCTTTAGATTTTGATTTGCCTTGGCAGATCAGTACCTACAGAAGACTTGTTAGCAGACTGAAACATGTTTTGTGCTTTAAACTTCAGAGATCATAATTTCAACTTCAGAAGTGTTTCCATCAGTAAGACACACCAGACAGAGATGATTCCCACATGCTTAATCTTTATTGTGCGAATGTTGTTCAGAGCATTTATTACCCTGTGTagacacacattaaaaaaaaatacgCTAACAGTGGCTAGATTGATGGACAACATATTAAATCTATTTGGTGGTAACTTGTATGCATGCAGTTAACTCCTGTGATGTACAAATCTTAGCCAGGAGGCCAGCCCAACTGGCGACCACCCAGAACATGGAGATGTACGTGATAGACAGACTGCCCACCCTCAGGCCCTTCATTCACAACCATCCGGAATCCATTGGTCAGGCCCAGGTTAGCAGCACACTTCTTGCCAACAATCATTAAATGTCCGAGAAgctggagaagaaagaaaaaaaaaaagaaaaaaacaaccaacagaaaacacacaaaaagggggaaagggcaggaagggaaggaatgaGAGCAGAGAACCAGTAAGTTAATTCTCAGAAATTCAGCCACTGCCCTTCAAATTGTTGCCTGCCTGCAACTAACACTTTCCAAGAAAAACTATGAGGACTGCCTATGCATAATATAGGGGGAAAATAGAACTATTGATCTTTCTCAAGCCAGGCAGTAACAGACAACAAAAGTGTCATAGAAGCTACATTTACTTAATGGTTAAAGCCCCCACTACTTCTTCTGAACACATATGTAATTCTGGtggaaaagaaattttctcTTACCATGTAAAGCTTACAAAATCTTTGAGCTTGATGTTTTTAGTTACAAATGAAATATTCAGCACCTCTCAGCTAACCTTCCTTTTCTTCACCTCTGACCTGCTAAAAACCCCCAAGCCCATATTAGAGTAAGTACTGTTACATGCAAACAATGAAAACAGACATCAGGATTGTTAAATAACAAATACCAATTCATTTTGCATGGAAAATACATGCACAGatatattttgctttctctggctaattttactgaaaaatctTAACTCCATTATCTTTTAAGCTACAGGCCAAGCATTAGAGTATCAGAAAACTACTTTGCCTCTTTGAAATGTCAAGAGGAAAAGGGGGACAGCCTACTACATTATGAAGTAATCAGAATGTTTGGTGTACAGAAAACCTTTAGAGTACTTACAGATTCATCAGAATCTTCTGCTTCAGACAATCTGACAATTGGCTTCTTAGGAATCACTAAGAAATGTGTTGGAGCTTGGGGTGAAATATCATGGAACGCGAGGCACTGGAGGAACAGAAAGCAGATAAAATACAGTTTGTTTTGGAGAAAGGTAAGAGTTTCAGGAAATCAATATGCCCCACTAAATACATACTTCAGCCAGATATCCCAAACATGAGCAGCAATGTTAAATTTTCTTGAGTGATATATTATTCTACATCCTTtaacttctaaacacaaaacACTACTTACCAAGacccactgaaaaaaaatcactgctttgTAAAGTACCATTTAAAAGCTACAGCCTTCTCAGTAAAGCAATATGCAATCAGGTTCAAGATTTGCTACGGAAACACATGCATAACAACTAGTAAAGCAGTTGGCATGCATGCCTATAAAAAGTACATTCATGCTTTTTAAAtgctattttgtattttatgttaaataaaataaatggcaaagaGTTGCTAATCAACTTCTAGTTATGCCTGAATATTTCCTTGGTCAAAGACAACAAGGCAATTCCAAAGATCCTGAAGTTATGTGAATGAGACCATATTAGACTTCTGTTCTCAACAGCACCAAGTATTTCAGAGTAATGCATTAAAACCAGCTTTGCTTCAGACATGCTTAAATCAAAAGAAAGGCATCACTTTTGAAATACAAACATCTGTCTGTAATGACTAGCTGAATCTTGACTAAACCAAAACTACAATCGATCATACACAGCATGCATCACCTAAATATCAAATTAGGAACTGCCAGTAGGCAAGAGAAAATTAAGCTGTGTCTCCTTGTACAAATGGCCAACCACAGAACTGGGACTTCCAACTGGAACCGCGACAAATGTGCAGATGCACAGGAGGTACTCTGCCAGCATTAGTCCAAgatatctctatctctatctctaaCTTTCCCATCACGTTCAACAGTGTAACACCTGGTAGCAATTGGTTATGTCACAGACAGTGGATACTTAAAAACATATATACCTACATTCTTCAAAATGCTTATTTCCTAGATACTTTTCTTTGTGAATCAATAAAGTTAATTTTCTGTGCAAATAtacttcttttttattctgaaaagaaatgtgcCTTTAGTCAAGAGTAAAGTTGGTGAAAAGCCGAACTCAACCTGCATCAATCTTTTATGCAAGTCATCTTCTACATCAAATCTATGTGGTTTTAGAATCTGTTTAAGAAGATAATGCCCAATTTGAATTTTTGATTAACTACTCCTTTCTTCCAAACAGGGAAGGGCAGTAAGTATATAACTGATGAATAAAACTGTTTGCaccaaattaaataaatcataCTTAGAGCTGACCATTTTGTAATCAGCTTTTCTATTATATGTAGTCCCATCGAGGCAGAATGCAAATGGCCAAACTGCGTCAAAGAATTAAAAGAGCGAAAGATTGGAAGTAAATAGCTTTCTATTATACAGAAAGCCAAAGcagcattaaagaaaaaacGCAATCACAGAAATTCGTGAGTGTATGGGAAACcaaatttcatttcaggaagTTTAGATTCAACTGGAAAAACAGTGATAAGGCATAATTCCACAGAGACTTTGTACTTTTCAATAGTTCCCTTTCTTTGAAGGTCAATTATTGATTAAAGACTTTCCTTATCTTTCTCCTTGTAACACTTCCAACCACCTCTAAAAAGACCTCCATAAAGCCAACAAAACTAATTCAAGATCATCCACCAGTCAACTGAAATCTAGAAGTTCTACATTTCTGCACACTTTGAAGTAAAAACCAAATGGTGCACTGCAGGTAATGACACTTCCAGAAAATACTCCACACAACTGGCTGTCAAAGTAGTTTATACACTCAGAGAAGTCAATGGCCTGATTCCTAATCAAGCAGTGCGCAGCTTACTCTGCTGCAACCACCGCAGCTGATGAAAAAGCTCACACAGGTTACACCCGGCTAAGGAAAGAACACACACCTTCACATAAACACAGAGCAGTAACACAAGCACTATTTTCAGAAAGCACTGAACATTTCCAATATTCTTCAGAGCACAAGGCAACTGCAACAATTCTGCCATCTATTAAGAAAACTCCGTTTTAAGCTATGCATGATTTTTAAGCACATAAATCTGACAAACTGCATCCTTGGCGAGTCTCTACTGAACACTGAGAATAACCCctttatttcaaaagcaaaaggGGCTTAATGGGGCTCCAGTATTTCAATCTGAAGGGCGGGGAAAACAAAGAGCAGGAGATCTTACACCAAATACCAGCTGGATTTTGGGAATAACCGCTGCATTTCTTCTAAAGCTAATTATTTAATTTCGGCCCTAACGTGCTGCGATGCACCAGCAATCCCTCTCGGAGGTTCTCTGCCAAAGcgcagcaggcagagctgcataACCTCTGTGAGGCTATTGAGAGGCACATCGGGACCTGCACAAGCAGACAGCTGGGGTGCTCTGCTCCGAACCCGCAAGAAGGCTGCCTGCAAGTGGTAAAGGTTTCACCACTACCCTCCCACACCAGCTGCGAGAACCCTCGACCCTTGGCAAGGAGCCCAATGCAGCTCCGGGGAGGGCGCAGGGAAGCGCGGGGGCGCAcggcccgccccgccgctcTCCCGAGCGCCTCCGCGACGCCCGCGGCCCCTGCACAGCGCGCACCTGCTCGTCCTCGTAGATTATGTTGGCGGGGATCTCCTTGCGGATGATCTTCCCGAAGATGGTGTCCCCGCCGGGACGCGCAGCCTGCGCCTTGCTGATCTCGTCAGCCATGTCGGCGGCTCCCGCGCGGCTCCCGCCGGCCTTCAGCCCCGCCTTCCCCCACAGCCACGCCCCCTCGGCACTCATTGGGCCAACGCCGTCCCTTGGCCGTGTTCTCCTGTCTGATTGGCGGTTTCTCCTGTCATTGTCCCGCTGGTCCCCGCCCACTGCACTGCCGCGCCCTCGCTGACCCGGGAATCGCGGAGGGATCCGGCGGAAAGAACTATTGGAGGCTCCGCGCAGAGATCAACGCTGCGAAGTGCAACGCCACTCTACAAAAGTAGTGCAGTCCCGGGAGAGGCTGTTGTGGGCAGAAGTATTACTTATCAAATCCAACTCAAACATCTGTGTGATTCCTTGGGACAAGCTCCTGCAGACtgcaccaggctgggctgggttaCCTTTTCCACCAAAGTTTGCAGGTGTATGGTGTCCTGGAATCAGGGTCCTGCAGAAGGGCAGTTTCATGTGCCAGCCCTTCGGCGAATAAGTAATTTCGTAACTATGAAACAAACTAATCAGTATAGCCAAGCAGTAATTCAAAGGGCAACACAAAGTTACGCAGCTGTAGATCTAGTtgtaaatgtttttttatgTATATATCTATAACACCAGTCATTAAATgggagaaatgaaaaagcagGGGGGAAAAAGCCACCATAAACCTTAAGGAGTATCAACCAAGCTT is a genomic window of Ammospiza nelsoni isolate bAmmNel1 chromosome Z, bAmmNel1.pri, whole genome shotgun sequence containing:
- the HINT1 gene encoding adenosine 5'-monophosphoramidase HINT1, with protein sequence MADEISKAQAARPGGDTIFGKIIRKEIPANIIYEDEQCLAFHDISPQAPTHFLVIPKKPIVRLSEAEDSDESLLGHLMIVGKKCAANLGLTNGFRMVVNEGPEGGQSVYHVHLHVLGGRQLGWPPG